A single genomic interval of Arthrobacter globiformis harbors:
- the catC gene encoding muconolactone Delta-isomerase has protein sequence MLFLARMDVQFPAHLSTEDITRMQGLEKEYSQALQQDGRLTSIWRVVGEYANYSVFDVGSNDELHHVLSGFPMYPHMKIKVTPLAKHPNSIR, from the coding sequence ATGTTGTTTTTGGCCCGCATGGACGTGCAATTCCCAGCGCACCTCTCCACGGAGGACATCACCCGCATGCAGGGTCTGGAGAAGGAGTATTCCCAGGCCCTGCAACAGGATGGCCGCCTTACGTCCATCTGGCGAGTGGTCGGCGAGTACGCGAACTATTCGGTGTTCGACGTCGGATCCAACGACGAGCTGCACCATGTCCTCAGTGGCTTCCCCATGTACCCCCACATGAAGATCAAGGTCACACCGCTAGCCAAGCATCCCAACTCCATCCGCTGA
- the catA gene encoding catechol 1,2-dioxygenase, with translation MTEIQADTRKENEGTAVEAGSKATERFTASGKIAGLGVPKERVSLLAGALIKAANDIVVEHQVTYEEYNALKAWLIKVGTDGEWPLFLDVWLEHTVEDVNSQDRPGTRGTIEGPYYVPNSPVLESPATVEMREDEEGTPLRFSGHFTDTDGNPIQGAQLEIWHADATGFYSQYAPGLPEWLFRATVKADDDGQFVLHTMRPAPYQIPTDGACGQLISAAGWHAWRPAHIHIKVSAPGYQPVTQQLYFPGDPHNADDIASAVKPELMLDPKPRTDGGAGEEAVYDYVLAKEGQSK, from the coding sequence ATGACTGAGATTCAGGCGGACACCCGCAAAGAAAATGAGGGTACTGCCGTAGAGGCCGGCTCAAAGGCCACCGAGCGCTTCACCGCCTCCGGCAAGATCGCTGGGCTGGGCGTACCCAAGGAGCGCGTGAGCCTGCTCGCCGGCGCCCTGATCAAGGCTGCCAACGACATCGTCGTCGAGCACCAAGTCACCTATGAGGAGTACAACGCTCTGAAGGCGTGGCTGATCAAGGTCGGCACTGATGGCGAGTGGCCCCTGTTCCTCGACGTGTGGCTCGAACACACGGTGGAAGATGTCAACTCCCAGGACCGCCCCGGCACCAGGGGCACCATCGAGGGACCTTACTACGTCCCGAACTCCCCAGTGCTTGAATCCCCCGCTACCGTGGAAATGCGTGAGGACGAGGAGGGCACTCCTCTGCGCTTCAGCGGTCACTTCACCGACACTGACGGCAACCCGATCCAGGGTGCACAGCTGGAGATCTGGCATGCAGACGCGACTGGGTTCTACTCCCAGTACGCCCCGGGCCTACCGGAGTGGCTCTTCCGCGCAACCGTTAAAGCCGACGACGATGGCCAATTCGTGCTCCACACAATGCGCCCGGCCCCGTACCAGATCCCTACGGACGGTGCCTGCGGACAGCTGATCAGTGCGGCAGGGTGGCACGCGTGGCGCCCGGCCCACATCCACATCAAGGTCTCCGCCCCGGGATATCAGCCCGTGACCCAGCAGCTCTACTTCCCCGGTGACCCGCACAACGCCGATGACATCGCTTCTGCGGTCAAGCCCGAACTGATGCTCGATCCCAAGCCACGCACGGATGGTGGGGCCGGCGAAGAAGCCGTATACGACTACGTTCTGGCCAAAGAGGGTCAGTCCAAGTAG
- the benA gene encoding benzoate 1,2-dioxygenase large subunit: MTENLTRVREVLADAVIDDRENGVIRAKRAIFTDEEIFELEMKHIFEGNWVYLAHESQIPNVGDYFTTYIGRTPVVITRDKDEKINCIVNACSHRGAMLCRRKTDNRTTFTCPFHGWTFKNSGELLKVKDSRNAGYPETFNKEGSHDLTKVARFDSYRGFLFGSLNADVLPLEEHLGDATKVIDSIVDQSPEGLEVLRGSSTYTYDGNWKVQAENGADGYHVTAVHWNYAATTARRSAGDSANTTKAMDAGKWGKVKGGFYSYDHGHLLLWQEWTNAQDRPLWDRRDELVQKYGEEMANFMINISRNLCLYPNVYIMDQFSSQIRHFRPISADQTEVTIYCIAPKGESQENRSKRIRQYEDFFNATGMATPDDLEEFRSCNKTYWATAAPWNDMTRGSTHEIAGPDEQAKALGMSRVIASGMRTEDEGLYPIQHGYWKEVMDKALADAEPSAQETVPVTA, encoded by the coding sequence ATGACCGAGAACCTGACCCGTGTCCGTGAGGTCCTTGCCGACGCCGTGATCGACGATCGTGAGAACGGCGTCATCCGGGCAAAGCGCGCGATCTTCACGGACGAAGAGATCTTCGAACTGGAGATGAAGCACATCTTCGAGGGCAACTGGGTCTACCTCGCCCACGAGTCCCAGATCCCCAACGTGGGCGACTACTTCACCACCTACATCGGGCGGACTCCCGTCGTCATCACCCGGGATAAGGACGAGAAGATCAACTGCATCGTCAATGCCTGCTCGCACCGAGGCGCGATGCTCTGCCGACGCAAGACCGATAACAGGACCACGTTCACCTGCCCTTTCCACGGCTGGACCTTCAAGAACTCTGGGGAACTGCTGAAGGTCAAGGACTCCCGCAACGCTGGATACCCGGAAACCTTCAACAAAGAGGGCTCGCACGACCTCACCAAGGTGGCCCGCTTCGACTCCTACCGCGGCTTCCTGTTCGGCTCCTTGAACGCTGACGTTCTCCCACTCGAGGAACACCTGGGAGACGCTACCAAGGTCATCGATTCGATTGTGGACCAGTCCCCGGAGGGACTCGAGGTCCTGCGCGGGTCGTCAACGTACACCTACGACGGCAACTGGAAGGTCCAGGCAGAAAACGGCGCCGACGGCTACCACGTCACCGCCGTCCATTGGAACTACGCCGCAACCACCGCCCGCCGAAGTGCCGGTGACTCCGCCAACACGACCAAGGCCATGGACGCCGGCAAATGGGGGAAGGTCAAGGGCGGCTTCTATTCCTACGACCACGGGCACCTGCTGCTGTGGCAGGAGTGGACCAACGCCCAGGACCGTCCCCTGTGGGACCGCCGCGACGAGCTCGTCCAGAAGTACGGCGAGGAGATGGCAAACTTCATGATCAACATCTCGCGCAACCTCTGCCTGTACCCGAACGTCTACATCATGGACCAGTTCTCCTCGCAGATCCGCCACTTCCGCCCTATCTCTGCGGACCAGACCGAAGTCACGATCTACTGCATAGCACCAAAGGGCGAGTCGCAAGAGAACCGGTCCAAGCGCATCCGCCAGTACGAGGATTTCTTCAACGCCACCGGCATGGCCACGCCGGACGACCTCGAAGAGTTCCGCTCCTGCAACAAGACCTACTGGGCCACAGCGGCGCCGTGGAACGATATGACGCGCGGCTCTACTCACGAGATCGCGGGTCCTGACGAGCAGGCCAAGGCACTGGGCATGTCCCGGGTGATCGCCTCTGGCATGCGCACCGAGGACGAGGGGCTTTACCCGATCCAGCACGGGTACTGGAAGGAAGTAATGGACAAGGCCCTCGCCGACGCGGAACCCTCCGCCCAGGAAACCGTGCCGGTCACTGCCTGA
- a CDS encoding enolase C-terminal domain-like protein, producing the protein MKIERIEVIPYSIPYTHPLRFASGEVANADHVLVRLYTDDGVVGVADAPPRPYTYGETQESIGTIIEKTFAPQLIGLEILDREQIHAVLRRTIHNQVAKGAVDIAVWDAIGKTLGTPVHKLLGGYTDRMRVSHMLGFQPAQELLDEALRFGEEYGITTFKLKVGRRPLSLDVEACHVLREGLGEDVELYLDANRGWTANEALEVLRRTEGLGLTLLEEPCDAKEAMSRRRLVDKSPIPVVGDESVPTVGDASRELLSGGCNAICIKTARSGFTEATEILGLCTGLGVDVTMGNQIDTQVGSLATVTFGAAHEATSRRAGELSNYLDMADDLLADPLRIIDGTIAVRDLPGVGAEIDEDKLATYRLS; encoded by the coding sequence TTGAAAATCGAACGGATTGAAGTGATTCCCTACTCCATCCCGTACACGCATCCGCTGAGATTTGCCAGCGGCGAGGTGGCAAATGCTGACCACGTTCTTGTGCGCCTCTACACCGACGACGGCGTAGTGGGAGTTGCAGACGCCCCTCCCCGGCCTTACACGTACGGCGAGACCCAGGAGTCCATCGGAACGATCATCGAGAAGACTTTTGCCCCGCAGCTGATCGGCCTCGAGATATTAGACCGCGAGCAGATCCATGCGGTACTGCGCCGCACCATTCACAATCAGGTAGCGAAGGGCGCCGTCGACATTGCGGTGTGGGACGCGATCGGCAAGACGCTCGGCACTCCGGTGCACAAGCTACTGGGTGGGTATACCGACCGGATGCGGGTCAGCCACATGCTCGGCTTCCAGCCCGCGCAGGAACTCCTCGACGAGGCCCTGCGCTTCGGCGAGGAATACGGCATCACCACCTTCAAGCTGAAGGTGGGCCGTCGGCCGCTGTCCTTGGATGTGGAGGCCTGCCACGTGCTGCGCGAGGGACTGGGCGAAGACGTGGAGCTTTACCTTGACGCAAACCGCGGGTGGACGGCGAATGAGGCCCTTGAGGTACTTCGGCGCACCGAGGGGTTGGGACTCACCCTGCTCGAGGAGCCGTGCGACGCCAAGGAAGCAATGAGCCGCCGCCGTCTGGTCGACAAGTCGCCAATCCCGGTGGTGGGCGATGAATCCGTCCCCACGGTCGGGGACGCGTCCCGGGAACTGCTTTCCGGCGGCTGCAATGCCATCTGTATCAAGACCGCGCGCTCCGGCTTCACCGAAGCCACCGAGATACTGGGGCTGTGCACCGGGCTCGGCGTGGATGTGACCATGGGCAACCAGATCGACACCCAGGTCGGCTCGCTGGCGACCGTCACCTTCGGCGCCGCCCACGAGGCCACCAGCCGCCGGGCAGGGGAACTGTCAAACTACCTCGACATGGCCGACGACCTGCTGGCTGATCCGCTCCGGATAATCGACGGCACGATTGCCGTGCGCGATCTACCCGGGGTCGGAGCAGAAATCGACGAGGACAAACTCGCGACCTACCGTCTGTCCTAG
- a CDS encoding N-acyl-D-amino-acid deacylase family protein, with the protein MKTLISNAVLVDGTGAGRRPADVLLDGAVIAVVADAGTLTAAETGAHRTIDATGLVLSPGFIDMHAHSDLQLLVNQDHYAKLSQGVTTELLGQDGLSYAPVDDATLAGVREKIAGWNDNPADFDWDWRTVGEYLDRLDRHDDGGRIATNAAYLVPQGTVRAMVMGFAEGDPTTEQQQRMQDAVRTAMEEGAVGMSSGLTYTPGMYARTEELAGLCRTVGELGGFYAPHHRSYGKGALAAYAEMIGLSRDTGCALHLSHATMNFAENKGRAGELLDLIDEALDGGVDITLDTYPYLPGATTLSAILPSWASSGGTEATLERLATPDTRARIRESVEIYGSDGCHGVVAEWDTLEISGVQNPALADCVGKTIKGVAAETGEEPFDVFARILREDRLGTGILQHVGHEENVQAIMKHRTHTGGSDGLLVGAKPHPRAWGTFPRYLGHYCRDLGLLTLEETVHHLSGRPAARLKLDRRGLVREGYAADLVLFDPDAVRDEATFENPRQAAAGIHYVFVNGTPAIDSGQPTGARAGRALRRSPDGRTRAGSTETA; encoded by the coding sequence GTGAAGACACTCATCAGCAACGCCGTCCTGGTGGACGGAACCGGCGCGGGCCGTCGCCCCGCGGACGTCCTGCTCGACGGTGCGGTGATTGCCGTCGTCGCCGACGCCGGAACTCTTACTGCAGCGGAAACCGGCGCCCACCGCACCATCGATGCCACCGGCCTGGTCCTGAGCCCCGGCTTCATCGACATGCACGCGCATTCGGACCTTCAATTGCTGGTCAACCAGGACCACTACGCCAAGCTCAGCCAGGGCGTCACCACGGAACTGCTGGGCCAGGACGGGCTTTCCTACGCACCTGTGGACGACGCCACCCTGGCCGGTGTGCGCGAGAAGATCGCCGGCTGGAACGACAACCCCGCGGACTTCGACTGGGACTGGCGGACCGTGGGGGAATACCTGGACCGCCTGGACCGCCACGACGACGGCGGCCGGATCGCCACCAACGCCGCCTACCTCGTGCCGCAGGGGACCGTCCGGGCCATGGTGATGGGTTTCGCCGAAGGAGACCCCACGACCGAACAGCAGCAGCGCATGCAGGACGCCGTCCGGACGGCCATGGAAGAAGGCGCCGTCGGGATGTCCTCCGGGCTCACCTACACGCCCGGAATGTATGCGCGCACCGAGGAACTCGCCGGACTCTGCCGTACCGTGGGCGAACTGGGCGGCTTCTACGCGCCGCACCACCGCTCCTACGGCAAAGGCGCCCTTGCTGCCTACGCCGAGATGATCGGACTAAGCCGGGACACGGGCTGCGCCCTGCACCTCTCCCATGCCACCATGAACTTCGCCGAAAACAAGGGCCGCGCCGGTGAGCTGCTGGACCTGATCGATGAAGCACTCGACGGCGGCGTGGACATCACCCTGGACACCTACCCCTACCTGCCCGGAGCCACCACGCTCTCCGCCATCCTGCCCAGCTGGGCTTCCTCCGGCGGCACCGAGGCAACCCTGGAGCGCCTGGCCACCCCGGACACCCGGGCCAGGATCCGTGAGAGCGTGGAGATCTACGGCTCGGACGGCTGCCACGGCGTGGTGGCCGAATGGGACACCCTGGAAATCAGCGGCGTCCAAAACCCTGCGCTCGCGGACTGCGTCGGCAAGACCATCAAGGGCGTCGCTGCGGAAACGGGCGAGGAACCGTTCGATGTCTTCGCCCGGATCCTCCGCGAGGACCGCCTCGGCACCGGGATCCTGCAGCACGTCGGCCACGAGGAAAACGTCCAGGCCATCATGAAGCACCGCACGCACACCGGCGGCAGCGACGGACTCCTGGTCGGCGCGAAGCCGCACCCGCGCGCCTGGGGGACCTTCCCCCGCTACCTTGGGCACTACTGCCGCGACCTGGGTTTGCTGACCCTCGAGGAAACCGTCCACCACCTCAGCGGACGCCCCGCCGCGCGGCTGAAACTGGATCGCCGCGGCCTGGTCCGCGAAGGCTACGCAGCAGACCTTGTCCTCTTCGACCCGGATGCCGTCCGCGACGAAGCCACCTTCGAAAACCCCCGCCAGGCGGCCGCCGGCATCCACTACGTGTTCGTCAACGGCACCCCGGCCATCGACAGCGGGCAGCCCACCGGCGCCCGCGCCGGCCGGGCCCTTCGCCGCAGCCCCGACGGACGCACCCGAGCAGGAAGTACCGAAACCGCATGA
- a CDS encoding bifunctional 4-hydroxy-2-oxoglutarate aldolase/2-dehydro-3-deoxy-phosphogluconate aldolase produces MTPEEFVRQLEADRTLAVVRAPSIPDAAELCRALAHGGIRSVELTFTTPDVLTHVKRAAEAAADHGAAVGVGTVMTADQARAAIDAGARFLVTPGLRREVAAVAVAAGVPFSLGAMTPTEVAEALDLGSAAVKIFPARQLGPVYLKDLQGPYPGIRLLPSGGIDASNAKSYLDAGAAAVCCGTSVVPPAAVAAGDWAEIAARAAAFTGTLK; encoded by the coding sequence ATGACACCCGAAGAATTTGTCCGCCAGCTGGAAGCGGACCGCACCCTCGCCGTCGTCCGCGCGCCGTCCATCCCCGACGCCGCGGAACTCTGCCGGGCACTGGCTCACGGCGGCATCCGCAGCGTCGAGCTGACGTTCACCACGCCGGATGTGCTCACCCACGTCAAGCGCGCGGCGGAGGCGGCAGCGGACCATGGCGCCGCCGTCGGGGTTGGCACCGTCATGACCGCAGATCAGGCGCGGGCCGCCATCGACGCGGGAGCCCGGTTCCTGGTGACGCCCGGCCTCCGCCGCGAAGTGGCCGCCGTCGCGGTGGCTGCCGGCGTCCCGTTCAGCCTGGGCGCCATGACGCCCACCGAGGTGGCCGAGGCGCTAGATCTGGGCTCCGCCGCGGTCAAGATCTTCCCCGCCCGGCAGCTCGGACCGGTGTACCTGAAGGACCTGCAGGGCCCCTACCCGGGCATCCGGTTGCTTCCCTCCGGAGGCATCGACGCCTCCAACGCCAAGAGCTATCTCGATGCCGGTGCCGCCGCGGTCTGCTGCGGCACCAGCGTAGTCCCGCCCGCAGCCGTCGCTGCCGGCGACTGGGCAGAGATCGCGGCACGCGCCGCCGCCTTCACCGGCACCCTCAAGTAG
- a CDS encoding benzoate/H(+) symporter BenE family transporter — MRDVLRDIGPHYASNGIVGLAFSASGPIAVTLAVGSLGGLTQAQLASWVFAIFLSAGSATLVMSLMYRQPLGFAWSIPGTVLLGPSLQHLSFPEVVGAFFSAGVLILALGATGVVRPIMAAIPVPIVMAMVAGVFLRFGTDIVSSTRTDPAVAAPMVVAFLLLAAVPALGRYLPPVLGTLAVGVVAVALSGRFLVEDGGPILAAPLFTAPEFTWAAQLELVIPLALTVLVVQNGQGAAVLRTAGHRPPINVFAMSSGVFSLLNAAFGAVSACVTGPTNALLTSSGQKQRQYTAAVVYGLLSLVCALLAPTLTRFMLATPEAFILALGGLAMLRALQQAFVTAFSTNFTLGALVTFVVTTSGLDLFNIHAAFWGVVIGYGISRLLERQDHART, encoded by the coding sequence GTGCGTGACGTCCTGCGGGACATCGGCCCGCACTACGCGTCGAACGGGATCGTCGGATTGGCCTTCTCCGCCTCCGGGCCGATCGCAGTCACCCTTGCGGTCGGGTCGCTCGGCGGACTGACGCAGGCCCAGCTCGCGTCGTGGGTCTTCGCCATTTTCCTCTCGGCCGGATCAGCGACCCTGGTCATGTCACTGATGTACCGACAGCCGTTGGGCTTCGCCTGGTCGATCCCGGGGACCGTACTGCTGGGGCCGTCCCTGCAGCACCTGTCTTTCCCGGAGGTGGTCGGGGCGTTTTTCTCTGCCGGGGTGCTGATTTTAGCCCTTGGTGCCACCGGAGTAGTGCGTCCAATAATGGCCGCGATTCCCGTGCCGATTGTCATGGCAATGGTTGCAGGCGTGTTCCTCCGGTTTGGTACGGACATCGTCTCCTCCACCCGGACTGACCCCGCAGTGGCGGCACCGATGGTGGTGGCGTTCCTCCTGCTCGCCGCCGTACCCGCCTTGGGCAGGTATCTCCCTCCGGTGCTCGGCACACTTGCGGTGGGAGTCGTCGCCGTAGCACTCAGCGGCCGTTTCCTCGTCGAGGACGGCGGACCGATCCTCGCCGCCCCCCTGTTCACCGCCCCCGAGTTCACTTGGGCCGCCCAATTGGAACTGGTGATACCCTTGGCGCTCACGGTGCTGGTGGTGCAGAACGGGCAGGGAGCGGCCGTGCTCCGGACCGCAGGCCACCGCCCTCCGATCAACGTCTTCGCGATGAGCTCGGGAGTGTTCTCCCTGCTCAATGCCGCATTCGGCGCCGTCTCGGCCTGTGTCACCGGCCCCACCAACGCATTGCTGACCTCCTCTGGCCAGAAACAGCGCCAGTACACCGCCGCTGTGGTCTACGGCCTACTGTCTCTGGTCTGCGCCCTGCTGGCCCCCACGCTCACCCGCTTCATGCTAGCCACTCCCGAAGCCTTCATTCTGGCCCTAGGGGGCCTCGCAATGCTGCGAGCCCTCCAACAGGCCTTCGTTACCGCATTCTCCACGAACTTCACCCTCGGAGCCTTGGTGACGTTCGTCGTCACGACCTCTGGTCTGGACCTCTTCAACATCCATGCCGCGTTCTGGGGCGTGGTCATCGGCTACGGCATATCGCGCCTCCTCGAGCGCCAGGACCACGCTAGGACTTGA
- a CDS encoding dihydrofolate reductase family protein yields MPDTTCHMSISLDGFVAGPDQSREDPLGKRGRELHGWHIGDPRANDADKLANEWLMRPRGAYVMGRNMFGPIRGDWDEEWSGWWGPEPPYHAPVFVLTHHGHDPIQMDGGTTFHFVTEGFGAAYSAACQAAGDNGVDIAGGASTVRQALIAGVIDELTLDIAPVLLGSGERIFDGVESFGFKPAEVLHSPLTTHIRYRRVG; encoded by the coding sequence GTGCCAGACACCACCTGCCACATGTCGATCTCGCTGGACGGCTTCGTCGCCGGGCCGGACCAGAGCCGCGAGGACCCCCTGGGCAAGCGGGGGCGGGAGCTGCACGGCTGGCACATCGGCGACCCCCGAGCCAACGATGCCGACAAGCTCGCGAACGAGTGGCTCATGCGCCCGCGGGGCGCCTATGTGATGGGTCGGAACATGTTCGGCCCGATCCGCGGGGACTGGGATGAGGAATGGTCCGGGTGGTGGGGCCCCGAACCGCCGTACCACGCGCCGGTGTTCGTGCTGACCCATCACGGACATGACCCGATCCAGATGGACGGCGGGACGACCTTCCATTTCGTCACCGAGGGCTTCGGCGCAGCCTACTCGGCAGCGTGCCAGGCCGCCGGGGACAATGGCGTGGACATCGCCGGTGGGGCCTCGACCGTCCGCCAGGCACTGATCGCCGGTGTGATCGATGAACTCACCCTCGACATCGCACCTGTCCTGCTCGGTTCGGGCGAACGCATCTTCGACGGGGTTGAATCCTTCGGCTTTAAACCCGCCGAGGTGCTTCACTCACCGCTGACCACCCACATCCGCTATCGCCGAGTTGGCTAG
- a CDS encoding GntP family permease, translating into MNEFLDWLRHDTAGLLVLAGSGIALLLFLIIKVKLEPFIALVGTGVLVALVGGISVEALVGSATKSSDALIEKGFAGILGHITVIIGLGTVLGAILERSGGAEVLLGKLVKVFGEKGTPLAMGITGFVLGIPVFFDIGIFVLAPLVYIAAIRGGKSLALYALPLLAGLSVTHAFLPPHPGPVAAAGLFQVDLGWIILMGLVCGIPAWFASGILWGTWIGKRVMVNVPEDRIVPEAEEAKGHEPSIGLVLLAIGLPMLLILGGTFGNIFAPDGPLRDVLQFFGNPAIALTVAVLMAMWLLGIRRGMTSAELSEITGSSLRPVGMILLVVGAGAFFGAVLSATGVGKAVADTLAQAGLPIILSAFVISAGMRIAQGSATVAIVTTGGILAPSLASGYSQPQLALIVVAISSGSIIASHVNDGGFWIISKYFNMSVKDTLKTWTVLETVLSVVGFAMAALLYLFV; encoded by the coding sequence ATGAATGAATTCCTCGACTGGCTTCGGCACGACACCGCAGGCTTGCTCGTTCTGGCAGGCAGCGGTATCGCGCTCCTGCTGTTCCTCATCATCAAGGTCAAGCTCGAACCGTTCATTGCCCTGGTGGGAACCGGCGTGCTGGTTGCCCTGGTGGGTGGCATCTCGGTGGAGGCGCTGGTTGGCTCGGCCACCAAGAGCAGCGACGCCCTGATTGAAAAAGGCTTTGCGGGCATCCTGGGGCACATCACCGTGATCATCGGCCTGGGCACGGTGCTCGGCGCCATCCTCGAGCGATCCGGTGGGGCGGAAGTGCTGCTGGGCAAGCTCGTGAAGGTCTTCGGCGAAAAGGGCACGCCTCTCGCCATGGGCATCACTGGGTTCGTGCTGGGTATTCCGGTGTTCTTTGATATTGGCATCTTCGTGCTGGCGCCGCTGGTGTATATTGCGGCCATTCGCGGCGGCAAGTCCCTGGCTCTATATGCACTGCCCCTACTGGCCGGCCTCTCCGTGACGCACGCGTTCCTGCCTCCGCATCCGGGTCCCGTCGCCGCGGCCGGATTGTTCCAGGTGGACCTGGGCTGGATCATCCTCATGGGCCTGGTTTGCGGTATTCCGGCCTGGTTCGCCTCCGGCATCCTGTGGGGCACTTGGATCGGCAAGCGCGTCATGGTCAACGTTCCCGAAGACCGCATCGTGCCAGAGGCCGAGGAAGCCAAGGGCCACGAGCCGTCCATCGGCCTGGTGCTGCTGGCGATCGGCCTGCCGATGCTCCTTATCCTAGGCGGTACGTTCGGCAATATCTTTGCTCCGGACGGTCCACTGCGTGACGTACTCCAGTTCTTCGGCAACCCGGCGATTGCCTTGACCGTCGCCGTGCTGATGGCCATGTGGCTCCTGGGCATCCGCCGCGGCATGACCTCCGCTGAGCTCAGCGAAATCACCGGCTCCTCGCTGCGTCCTGTGGGCATGATCCTCCTGGTTGTCGGCGCAGGTGCCTTCTTCGGCGCTGTTCTGTCTGCCACCGGTGTCGGAAAGGCCGTGGCAGACACCCTGGCGCAGGCAGGACTGCCCATCATCCTGTCCGCCTTCGTCATCAGCGCAGGCATGCGCATCGCCCAGGGTTCGGCCACCGTGGCGATCGTAACCACCGGCGGTATCCTGGCGCCGAGCCTTGCGTCCGGGTACTCCCAGCCGCAGCTCGCCCTGATTGTGGTGGCCATTTCCTCCGGCTCCATCATTGCCAGCCACGTCAACGACGGCGGTTTCTGGATCATCTCCAAGTACTTCAATATGTCCGTCAAGGACACCCTGAAGACCTGGACGGTACTCGAAACCGTGCTGTCCGTAGTGGGCTTTGCGATGGCGGCGCTGCTGTACCTGTTCGTGTAG
- a CDS encoding flavin-containing monooxygenase, producing MREHKDVVVIGGGQAGLAMSSVLQRRGREHVVLERRRIGERWRTERWESLRFQFPNWTLQLPGYSFRGNDPDRFAHYSEILRVVEDYAVSMGVPVREHTEALALAGRGAGEGFEVSLAEGSIHAQRVVIATGPFQRVRIPDFARDVPPSVLQIDPTRYRSPEALPAGAVLVVGSGASGCQIADELLRAGRRVYLSVSRHRRAPRRFRGRDVYWWLEALGRFEQTIDSFPDRQYPPSTVVTGVNGGYDVNVRQLAADGVTVIGRVIGASGRSLAVRANANQVLDEADQAYAGFLSAARQFVSGNGIDEWLEQEEAEEPIHLPAVAEVDSLNLAREGINTIIWATGYAYGFDWVKIPVFDDRGRPIQQRGVTPVPGLYFLGLHWMHTFKSGLLSGVGADAEFLAGHMARGSDR from the coding sequence ATGCGGGAGCATAAGGACGTTGTTGTCATTGGGGGCGGCCAGGCCGGGCTCGCGATGAGTAGTGTCCTGCAGCGGCGAGGGCGCGAGCATGTCGTCTTGGAGCGTCGGCGAATCGGTGAACGCTGGCGCACCGAAAGATGGGAGTCGTTGCGCTTTCAGTTCCCGAACTGGACGCTCCAACTGCCGGGCTACTCGTTCCGGGGAAACGATCCCGACCGGTTCGCGCACTATAGCGAGATCCTTCGGGTGGTGGAGGACTACGCGGTGAGCATGGGGGTCCCGGTGCGTGAGCACACCGAAGCTCTCGCCCTCGCAGGACGCGGCGCGGGCGAGGGCTTCGAAGTGTCCCTGGCCGAAGGTTCCATCCACGCGCAACGCGTAGTGATCGCAACGGGACCGTTTCAGCGTGTGCGTATCCCCGACTTCGCACGTGACGTTCCACCGTCAGTGCTGCAGATCGATCCCACGCGTTACCGGTCTCCAGAGGCGCTGCCGGCAGGGGCGGTGCTTGTGGTGGGCAGCGGCGCCTCAGGCTGCCAGATCGCCGACGAACTGCTACGTGCCGGGCGCAGGGTGTACCTGTCGGTAAGCCGGCACCGGCGCGCACCGAGACGCTTCAGGGGCAGGGACGTCTACTGGTGGCTGGAGGCACTGGGCCGTTTCGAGCAGACAATTGACAGCTTTCCCGATCGGCAATACCCGCCTTCCACGGTCGTGACCGGTGTGAACGGCGGGTACGACGTCAACGTTCGGCAACTGGCCGCGGACGGCGTAACCGTGATCGGCAGGGTCATCGGCGCATCAGGCCGAAGCCTCGCTGTCCGAGCCAACGCGAACCAGGTACTCGATGAGGCCGACCAGGCCTACGCCGGCTTCTTGTCGGCAGCGCGTCAGTTCGTCAGCGGCAACGGGATCGATGAGTGGCTCGAGCAGGAAGAGGCGGAAGAACCGATCCATCTCCCTGCCGTGGCAGAGGTAGACTCGCTGAATCTTGCCAGGGAAGGCATCAACACGATCATCTGGGCGACGGGCTATGCCTACGGCTTCGACTGGGTCAAGATCCCGGTGTTCGACGACCGCGGTCGGCCCATCCAACAGCGTGGCGTCACTCCGGTTCCTGGGTTGTACTTCCTCGGGCTGCACTGGATGCACACCTTCAAGTCAGGCCTGCTCTCAGGTGTCGGCGCGGACGCAGAATTTCTCGCCGGTCACATGGCTCGAGGCTCGGACAGATGA